The proteins below are encoded in one region of Nitrospirota bacterium:
- the cobO gene encoding cob(I)yrinic acid a,c-diamide adenosyltransferase has translation MTHEKGLVIVFTGDGKGKTSAALGMALRASGHRMYVSLVQFIKSGSPTGESRAAERLAPEFEFVSLGKGFVNCCGSTLPLADHKMAAAEALAAARQRIHSGGWDLIILDEINTAVSLGLVEIGDVLDLIRSKPTRLHVVLTGRDAHPDLIAIADLVTEMRSLKHPYESGITARKGIDF, from the coding sequence ATGACCCATGAAAAGGGACTGGTCATCGTTTTTACCGGGGACGGCAAGGGCAAGACGAGCGCCGCACTCGGCATGGCGCTCCGCGCCAGCGGCCACAGGATGTACGTATCGCTCGTTCAATTTATCAAGTCCGGGTCGCCGACCGGCGAATCACGGGCAGCCGAGCGGCTGGCGCCCGAATTCGAGTTTGTCTCGTTGGGAAAGGGTTTTGTCAACTGCTGCGGGAGCACGCTGCCCCTGGCCGACCACAAGATGGCTGCGGCGGAGGCACTGGCGGCCGCCAGGCAGCGGATACATTCCGGCGGATGGGATCTGATCATCCTTGACGAGATCAACACTGCGGTTTCCCTGGGGCTGGTCGAGATCGGCGATGTCCTTGACCTGATCAGGAGCAAACCGACCAGGCTCCATGTGGTACTGACCGGCCGAGACGCACACCCTGACCTGATAGCAATCGCGGATCTGGTAACGGAGATGCGCTCCTTAAAACACCCTTACGAGAGTGGCATCACGGCAAGAAAAGGGATTGATTTTTAA
- a CDS encoding PhoH family protein, whose translation MKKSLVTVTIENDLTLPSLFGDLDKNLRLIENNYGVILNARGNRIQIEGEEKSVARVERLLKQLADMLAQGVITQKDEVNTAIQASTADPSAVLKDLFQKTIPVSSRKRAVALKNETQRKYVEAIRQYDVVFAIGPAGTGKTYLAMATAVSALLRREVSRIILVRPAVEAGEKLGFLPGDLYEKVNPYLRPLHDALYDMIETEKANKLVERGDIEIAPLAFMRGRTLNDSFIILDEAQNTTTDQMKMFLTRLGFNSKTVITGDITQIDLPSGKGSGLVEVRNILEGIEGIEFVYFTNRDVVRHKLVQKIIKAYEKYEGKHEKE comes from the coding sequence ATGAAAAAATCACTGGTCACGGTGACCATAGAAAACGATCTGACCTTGCCCAGCCTCTTCGGAGACTTGGACAAGAACCTCAGGCTCATTGAGAACAACTACGGGGTGATCCTGAACGCGAGAGGGAACAGGATACAGATCGAGGGCGAGGAAAAGTCAGTCGCTCGGGTCGAACGGTTGCTCAAACAGCTTGCCGACATGCTGGCCCAGGGCGTTATAACTCAGAAGGATGAAGTGAACACTGCTATCCAGGCATCAACAGCCGACCCTTCCGCCGTACTCAAGGACCTCTTTCAAAAAACGATCCCCGTCTCGAGCAGAAAACGTGCCGTCGCGCTGAAGAATGAAACCCAGCGTAAATATGTTGAGGCCATCCGCCAGTACGACGTCGTGTTCGCCATCGGTCCGGCCGGCACTGGCAAGACCTATCTTGCGATGGCCACGGCCGTGTCCGCGCTGCTCCGGCGCGAGGTGAGCCGGATCATCCTGGTCCGGCCTGCCGTGGAGGCAGGGGAAAAGCTCGGCTTCCTGCCGGGGGACCTGTACGAAAAGGTCAACCCCTATTTGCGCCCGCTCCACGATGCTTTGTATGATATGATCGAGACGGAAAAGGCGAACAAGCTTGTGGAGCGAGGCGACATCGAGATAGCACCCCTTGCCTTTATGCGGGGCCGCACCCTGAACGACTCCTTCATCATCCTGGACGAGGCGCAGAATACGACCACGGATCAGATGAAGATGTTCCTCACGAGACTGGGTTTTAATTCAAAGACCGTCATCACCGGAGACATCACCCAGATCGACCTTCCGAGCGGGAAGGGTTCAGGACTCGTCGAAGTCCGGAACATCCTGGAAGGGATTGAAGGCATCGAGTTCGTGTATTTCACGAACCGGGACG